The following are from one region of the Parafrankia discariae genome:
- a CDS encoding helix-turn-helix domain-containing protein, producing MGTVLDLDHLPAPRRAEVARDAIVALTVPSRFSVHARHDIRGRIESWSFGEVALIRTTVNAGQHMIRTDRHVRRDSAPPVLSFAQRRHGRAVQEQFGVRRELGAGELYCTDLSSAFEYANAEGGCGQGLQVPLASLGLPGEVVRRGAPNLARSPLYPLVADHLAALARDAPALERDESAAGIGTATVELVRALLVSAARGPDGAPGTPAEITLARVRHHVLTHLADPGLNADGVAAAVGISVRHLYRLCREAEFSLEQWIVRNRLERARSQLVARDARGRSIAAIARANGFADPSHFTRRFRAAYGTTPQQWRRQPAGPPSPGSRLSAGGCAVGE from the coding sequence GTGGGGACGGTTCTGGATCTCGACCATCTGCCGGCGCCGCGGCGGGCCGAGGTCGCCCGGGACGCCATCGTGGCGCTCACCGTCCCCAGTCGGTTCAGCGTGCACGCGCGGCACGACATCCGGGGCCGGATCGAGTCGTGGAGCTTCGGCGAGGTCGCCCTGATCCGCACGACCGTCAACGCCGGCCAGCACATGATCCGTACCGACCGGCACGTGCGCCGGGACAGTGCTCCCCCGGTGCTGTCCTTCGCGCAGCGCCGGCACGGGCGCGCCGTCCAGGAGCAGTTCGGGGTCCGCCGCGAGCTGGGCGCCGGCGAGCTGTACTGCACCGATCTGAGTTCCGCGTTCGAGTACGCCAACGCCGAGGGCGGATGCGGCCAGGGCCTGCAGGTACCGCTCGCCTCGCTCGGCCTGCCGGGCGAGGTCGTCCGGCGCGGCGCCCCGAACCTCGCGCGCAGCCCGCTCTACCCGCTGGTCGCCGACCATCTCGCCGCGCTGGCCCGCGACGCCCCGGCCCTCGAGCGGGACGAGTCCGCCGCGGGCATCGGCACCGCGACCGTCGAGCTCGTCCGGGCGCTACTGGTGAGCGCGGCCCGCGGCCCCGACGGGGCCCCGGGAACACCGGCGGAGATCACGCTGGCCCGGGTGCGGCACCACGTCCTGACCCACCTGGCCGATCCCGGTCTGAACGCGGACGGCGTCGCGGCCGCGGTCGGGATCTCCGTGCGTCACCTCTACCGGCTGTGCCGGGAGGCGGAGTTCAGCCTGGAACAGTGGATCGTGCGCAACCGGCTGGAACGCGCCCGCTCCCAGCTCGTGGCCCGGGACGCCCGCGGCCGCAGCATCGCCGCCATCGCCCGGGCCAACGGCTTCGCCGACCCCTCCCACTTCACCCGCCGTTTCCGAGCCGCCTACGGCACCACTCCCCAGCAATGGCGCCGCCAGCCCGCCGGACCCCCGAGCCCGGGGTCCCGTCTCAGCGCCGGAGGATGCGCGGTGGGTGAGTGA
- a CDS encoding alpha/beta hydrolase gives MSIDSGSAGPAGPGEPDTIVLVHGLWMTPRSWEGWVSRFEEKGYRVIAPAYPGFEVEVEALRADPQVIADLTVPATVDHLAAVIEGLDSPPIIIGHSFGGTLTQLLLARGLGAAGVVVDSAPTEGVHVNPLSQVKSLFPILKNPGNFHKAVGFTPEEFHYAFANTLSREDSDKVHERYHIPAPGNWVWVYGLIANFKPGHQETWVDYDRDDRAPLLFIGGGSDHIMPPSVNRSNAKKYHNSAALTEYFEFEGRSHWTCAEPGWEAVADHALQWALKHAGQRPATG, from the coding sequence TTGAGCATCGACAGCGGCTCGGCCGGCCCCGCCGGCCCCGGCGAACCCGACACGATCGTCCTGGTGCACGGCCTGTGGATGACTCCACGCAGCTGGGAGGGCTGGGTCAGCCGGTTCGAGGAGAAGGGGTACCGGGTCATCGCGCCGGCCTACCCCGGTTTCGAGGTGGAGGTCGAGGCACTGCGGGCGGACCCGCAGGTCATCGCGGACCTCACCGTCCCGGCCACCGTCGACCATCTGGCCGCGGTGATCGAGGGCCTCGACTCCCCGCCGATCATCATCGGACACTCGTTCGGGGGCACTCTCACCCAGCTGCTGCTCGCTCGCGGGCTGGGCGCCGCGGGGGTCGTCGTCGACTCGGCGCCGACCGAGGGAGTGCACGTCAACCCGCTGTCCCAGGTGAAGTCGCTGTTCCCGATCCTGAAGAATCCCGGGAACTTCCACAAGGCGGTCGGGTTCACCCCGGAGGAGTTCCACTACGCCTTCGCCAACACCCTCAGCCGGGAGGATTCCGACAAGGTCCACGAGCGTTACCACATCCCGGCTCCGGGGAACTGGGTGTGGGTCTACGGCCTGATCGCCAACTTCAAACCGGGACACCAGGAGACCTGGGTCGACTACGACCGCGACGACCGGGCACCGCTGCTGTTCATCGGCGGCGGGTCGGACCACATCATGCCGCCGTCGGTGAACAGGTCGAACGCGAAGAAGTACCACAACTCCGCCGCACTGACCGAGTACTTCGAGTTCGAGGGCCGGTCGCACTGGACCTGCGCCGAGCCCGGCTGGGAGGCCGTCGCCGACCACGCGCTGCAGTGGGCCCTGAAGCACGCCGGCCAGCGCCCGGCCACCGGCTGA
- a CDS encoding SigE family RNA polymerase sigma factor, translating into MAEHSASKTAVFELFVANRGTAMLRTAVFLAGDPHTGEDLLQDVLLRVYRHWRRVDDPDAYVRRALVNAAASRRRRRRFREDPLDIATEPIADSAPDSTDALSTRDQLFTALRQLPPRQRAVIVLRYFDDLSETQIAAAVGCAPGSVKTHAARGLARLRTVLGPEYTPAERSSTP; encoded by the coding sequence ATGGCGGAACACTCCGCCTCGAAGACGGCGGTGTTCGAGCTCTTCGTCGCCAACCGCGGCACCGCGATGCTGCGCACCGCCGTCTTCCTGGCCGGTGACCCGCACACGGGCGAGGACCTGCTCCAGGATGTCCTGCTGCGCGTCTACCGACACTGGCGCCGCGTCGACGACCCCGACGCCTACGTGCGGCGGGCGCTCGTCAACGCCGCCGCCAGCCGACGGCGCCGGCGGCGCTTCCGCGAGGACCCGCTCGACATCGCCACGGAGCCGATCGCGGACAGCGCCCCGGACAGCACGGACGCGCTCTCCACCCGCGACCAGCTGTTCACCGCGCTGCGCCAGCTCCCACCGCGCCAACGCGCGGTGATCGTGCTGCGTTACTTCGACGACCTCAGCGAGACCCAGATAGCGGCCGCCGTCGGCTGCGCCCCGGGCAGCGTCAAAACCCATGCCGCCCGCGGCCTCGCCCGGCTGCGCACCGTCCTCGGCCCGGAGTACACCCCAGCGGAAAGGAGCAGCACCCCATGA
- a CDS encoding phosphotransferase has product MTAALTGRHPGAEVSEVKLVLRDDGNNRRARFGVTYGAGTGPDTVFCKAEGLGEHRVLHRNNGNMFNEPDLFASGAPLPVDHPLAYLVVIDRPAEDYVIVMEDVTGRGADPRDATRPMTPDQVAHGLRGLARLHSRYWGFSGETNPELAWLRTWAATEGFAGALRTRVPTGVERAVGLLPDEVGSRSADELVGLWWRYVDSLAADPPTLLHGDAHIGNTYVLPDGDVGFLDWQVARRGGWSQDIGYFLVGSLTVADRRAHEADLVAEYLGALELPGERRLSREAGWLSYRASAAYGLAVWLSTLGTDGWQRRDVSLALVERYAAAFVELETEAALDRLRS; this is encoded by the coding sequence ATGACGGCGGCGCTCACCGGTCGGCACCCGGGCGCGGAGGTCAGCGAGGTCAAGCTGGTCCTGCGGGACGACGGCAACAACCGGCGCGCCCGCTTCGGCGTCACCTACGGCGCGGGCACCGGCCCGGACACCGTGTTCTGCAAGGCTGAGGGCCTCGGCGAGCACCGGGTGCTGCACCGGAACAACGGCAACATGTTCAACGAGCCGGACCTGTTCGCCTCGGGCGCCCCGCTCCCGGTCGACCATCCCCTCGCGTACCTGGTCGTCATCGACCGCCCGGCCGAGGACTACGTGATCGTCATGGAGGACGTGACCGGGCGCGGTGCCGATCCGCGCGACGCCACCCGGCCGATGACACCCGACCAGGTCGCGCACGGGCTGCGCGGACTCGCCCGGCTGCACAGCCGGTACTGGGGGTTCTCCGGCGAGACGAACCCGGAGCTGGCCTGGCTGCGGACCTGGGCGGCGACGGAGGGTTTCGCCGGGGCGCTGCGGACCCGCGTGCCGACCGGGGTCGAGCGCGCCGTCGGCCTGCTGCCCGACGAGGTCGGCTCGCGTAGCGCCGACGAGCTCGTCGGGCTGTGGTGGCGTTACGTGGACTCGCTGGCCGCCGACCCGCCGACCCTGCTGCACGGCGACGCCCACATCGGCAACACCTACGTCCTGCCCGACGGTGACGTCGGGTTCCTCGACTGGCAGGTGGCGCGCCGCGGCGGTTGGTCGCAGGACATCGGCTACTTCCTGGTGGGCTCGCTGACGGTGGCGGACCGGCGCGCGCACGAGGCCGACCTGGTCGCGGAGTACCTGGGCGCGCTGGAGCTGCCGGGGGAGCGGCGTTTGTCCCGGGAGGCCGGCTGGCTGTCCTACCGTGCCTCGGCCGCCTACGGTCTCGCGGTGTGGCTGTCGACGCTGGGCACCGACGGCTGGCAGCGCCGGGACGTCTCGCTCGCCCTGGTCGAGCGGTACGCGGCGGCGTTCGTCGAGCTGGAGACCGAGGCGGCCCTGGACCGCCTGCGGTCCTGA
- a CDS encoding WS/DGAT domain-containing protein, whose amino-acid sequence MGLLDAITNMGHTPAHVRPLTPGDRAYLAFVRRNPGEYQDIGALLHFDGAPLDLPALRAHVAERLRDPRARMLTDRLDTVRVWSPERGASAEETRWVSDPDMNLDDHVVAVDLPPADGATATGQAADAAHDVRLRAAVDAIAARPIDLTRPPWMLYLLRDPTPGATGTALVYRSSHVQQDGFALYRVMHLLFGESDEVDLGLAPAIRRPRPADYARFVGRGISCLLPTRRLESWGGPPSGPARHTWVTVELATLRAVARQHGVTVNDVYLAALAGALRAWSLPEWERSGRQLHALMPVSIRSAAEQDILSNHSTGARVPLFCSEPDPARRVALIAAETRRMKQGGLGLVERHHFPLMAARASQRILASVGSYPAQINKMAVVATNARSIRGPFSIAGRRMTSLVGMGPLLVGRQHLAVAMFGVDDRVGVTFVASESVPDHARLADLWLAELAALGRSDAPAGVSVPTQRLPAASAAVTAVMAGAVPGAVSGAVSGAVSNAVTGAVRTEVGALIRPWRRRLATPATPAV is encoded by the coding sequence ATGGGTCTGCTCGACGCGATCACGAACATGGGCCACACTCCGGCGCACGTCCGCCCGCTGACCCCGGGCGACCGCGCCTATCTCGCCTTCGTCCGCCGCAATCCCGGCGAGTACCAGGACATCGGCGCGCTGCTGCACTTCGACGGCGCCCCGCTGGACCTGCCGGCCCTGCGGGCCCACGTGGCCGAGCGGCTGCGTGACCCGCGGGCGCGGATGTTGACCGACCGTCTCGACACGGTGCGGGTCTGGTCCCCGGAGCGGGGAGCGTCGGCCGAGGAGACCCGCTGGGTCTCCGACCCCGACATGAACCTCGACGACCACGTCGTCGCCGTCGACCTGCCCCCCGCCGACGGGGCCACCGCGACGGGCCAGGCCGCGGACGCCGCCCACGACGTCCGGCTGCGGGCCGCCGTCGACGCGATCGCCGCCCGGCCGATCGACCTCACCCGGCCGCCGTGGATGCTCTACCTGCTGCGTGACCCGACCCCGGGCGCGACGGGCACCGCGCTGGTCTACCGCTCCAGCCACGTCCAGCAGGACGGCTTCGCGCTCTACCGGGTGATGCACCTGCTGTTCGGCGAGAGCGACGAGGTCGATCTCGGGCTGGCGCCGGCGATCCGCCGCCCCCGCCCGGCCGACTACGCCCGGTTCGTCGGCCGCGGGATCTCCTGCCTGCTGCCGACCCGGCGTCTCGAGTCCTGGGGCGGCCCGCCGAGCGGTCCGGCCCGGCACACCTGGGTGACCGTGGAGCTCGCCACGCTGCGCGCGGTGGCCCGTCAGCACGGCGTCACCGTGAACGACGTCTACCTCGCCGCGCTCGCCGGGGCCCTGCGCGCCTGGTCGCTGCCGGAGTGGGAGCGCAGCGGCCGGCAGCTGCACGCGCTGATGCCGGTCAGCATCCGCTCCGCGGCCGAGCAGGACATCCTGTCGAACCACAGCACGGGAGCGCGTGTCCCGCTGTTCTGCAGTGAGCCCGACCCGGCCCGGCGGGTGGCCCTGATCGCGGCGGAGACCCGCCGGATGAAGCAGGGCGGGCTGGGCCTGGTGGAGCGCCACCACTTCCCGCTCATGGCGGCGCGGGCCTCCCAGCGGATACTCGCCAGCGTCGGCAGCTACCCGGCGCAGATCAACAAGATGGCGGTGGTGGCGACCAACGCCCGGTCGATCCGCGGCCCGTTCTCCATCGCCGGCCGCCGGATGACCAGCCTGGTCGGCATGGGCCCGCTGCTCGTCGGACGTCAGCACCTGGCCGTGGCGATGTTCGGCGTGGACGACCGGGTCGGGGTCACCTTCGTGGCCAGCGAGAGCGTCCCGGACCATGCCCGGCTCGCCGACCTGTGGCTGGCCGAGCTGGCCGCGCTGGGCCGCTCCGACGCGCCGGCCGGGGTGAGCGTGCCGACCCAGCGCCTGCCCGCGGCTTCGGCCGCGGTGACCGCCGTCATGGCCGGCGCGGTGCCCGGTGCCGTCTCCGGTGCCGTTTCGGGCGCTGTCTCGAATGCGGTGACCGGTGCCGTCCGGACCGAGGTCGGCGCCCTCATCCGCCCCTGGCGCCGCCGCCTCGCCACCCCGGCGACCCCCGCCGTGTGA
- a CDS encoding CaiB/BaiF CoA transferase family protein, with the protein MSERKDGRPGSGPLAGVRVVELAGRGPGPFGAMILADLGAEVVRVARLEDVAPSEAESATERALNGHRRIDLLTRGRRSVALDLKRPGGVEAVLRMVDRADVLVEGYRPGVAERLGLGPDECLRRNPRLVYARMTGFGQEGPYARSPGHDINYVALAGALEPLRRPGQPPAPPLNLLGDFGGGGMLLVIGVLGALVERARSGLGQVVDAAMVDGVALLTTLFHGMRAEGLWSDEPDGNILSLAAPFYNVYETSDGRHVAVGAGERQFYAELLQRLGLGDELLRQQGDPATWPAGRAALEAVFRTRTLAQWTAELEGTDTCFTPVLTMDEATRHPHNVERRTFIEVDGVVQPAPAPRFSRTPAGPGGPPAAAGQHTREVLLDWGFAADELDELLDSGAARQAPTRETPGGDGPA; encoded by the coding sequence TTGTCTGAGCGCAAGGATGGCAGGCCGGGAAGCGGGCCGCTGGCGGGTGTGCGGGTCGTCGAGCTCGCCGGCCGCGGTCCGGGGCCCTTCGGCGCGATGATCCTCGCCGATCTGGGCGCCGAGGTCGTCCGCGTCGCCCGGCTCGAGGACGTCGCGCCGAGCGAGGCGGAGAGCGCGACCGAGCGCGCCCTCAACGGGCACCGCCGGATCGATCTGCTGACCCGCGGCCGCCGGTCCGTCGCACTCGACCTCAAGCGGCCCGGCGGCGTCGAGGCCGTCCTGCGGATGGTCGACCGGGCGGACGTCCTCGTCGAGGGCTACCGGCCGGGGGTGGCCGAACGGCTCGGGCTGGGGCCGGACGAGTGCCTGCGGCGCAACCCCCGGCTGGTGTACGCGCGGATGACCGGCTTCGGGCAGGAGGGCCCCTACGCCCGCAGCCCCGGGCACGACATCAACTACGTCGCCCTCGCCGGGGCGCTGGAGCCGCTGCGCCGGCCCGGCCAGCCACCCGCCCCGCCGCTGAACCTGCTCGGCGACTTCGGCGGCGGCGGGATGCTGCTGGTCATCGGGGTGCTCGGCGCGCTGGTCGAGCGGGCCCGGTCGGGGCTCGGCCAGGTCGTCGACGCGGCGATGGTCGACGGCGTCGCGCTGCTGACCACCCTGTTCCACGGGATGCGCGCCGAGGGACTGTGGTCCGACGAGCCGGACGGCAACATCCTCAGCCTGGCGGCCCCGTTCTACAACGTCTACGAGACGTCCGACGGCCGGCACGTCGCGGTCGGCGCGGGCGAGCGCCAGTTCTACGCGGAGCTGCTCCAACGGCTCGGCCTCGGCGACGAACTGCTCCGCCAGCAGGGCGACCCGGCGACCTGGCCGGCCGGCCGGGCCGCGCTGGAGGCCGTCTTCCGCACCCGCACGCTGGCGCAGTGGACGGCCGAGCTCGAGGGCACCGACACCTGTTTCACCCCGGTGCTGACGATGGACGAGGCCACCCGCCACCCGCACAACGTCGAGCGGCGGACCTTCATCGAGGTGGACGGCGTCGTCCAGCCGGCACCCGCCCCGCGGTTCAGCCGGACCCCGGCGGGGCCGGGCGGGCCACCCGCGGCGGCGGGCCAGCACACCCGGGAGGTCCTGCTCGACTGGGGTTTCGCGGCGGACGAGCTGGACGAGCTGCTCGACTCCGGCGCGGCCCGCCAGGCACCCACCCGCGAGACGCCCGGCGGTGACGGGCCGGCGTGA
- a CDS encoding alpha/beta fold hydrolase — MATVTTLDGTEIYYKDWGEGRPVLLSHGWPLQADSWEAQMLFLASNGYRVVAHDRRGHGRSSQPWNGNDMNTYADDLAALISHLDLREVTLVGFSTGGGEVARYVGRHGTDRVAQIVLVSSVPPFMLKTDDNPGGVPIEVFDGLRAASLADRSQAYRDLADGPFFGANRPGQERSQGIRDSFWLQGMQTGARNAYECIAAFSATDFRPDLAAFDVPTLVIHGDDDQVVPIEVGGRRSVELVKGAELTVYEGAPHGLTETHKDRLNADLLAFLATHPASV, encoded by the coding sequence GTGGCGACCGTGACGACGCTGGACGGCACCGAGATCTACTACAAGGACTGGGGCGAGGGCCGGCCCGTGCTCCTCAGCCACGGCTGGCCGCTGCAGGCGGACAGCTGGGAGGCCCAGATGCTCTTCCTGGCCTCGAACGGGTACCGCGTCGTCGCGCACGACCGCCGCGGGCACGGGCGGTCGTCCCAGCCGTGGAACGGCAACGACATGAACACCTACGCCGACGACCTCGCCGCCCTGATCAGCCACCTGGACCTGCGCGAGGTGACTCTGGTCGGGTTCTCGACGGGCGGCGGTGAGGTCGCCCGCTACGTCGGCCGGCACGGCACGGACCGGGTCGCGCAGATCGTGCTGGTCTCCTCCGTGCCGCCGTTCATGCTGAAGACCGACGACAATCCCGGCGGCGTTCCGATCGAGGTTTTCGACGGCCTGCGGGCCGCCTCGCTCGCCGACCGCTCGCAGGCCTACCGGGATCTCGCCGACGGGCCGTTCTTCGGCGCCAACCGCCCCGGGCAGGAACGCTCCCAGGGCATCCGTGACTCGTTCTGGCTGCAGGGGATGCAGACCGGCGCGCGCAACGCCTACGAATGCATCGCCGCGTTCTCGGCCACCGACTTCCGGCCCGATCTCGCCGCGTTCGACGTGCCGACGCTGGTGATCCACGGGGACGACGACCAGGTGGTCCCGATCGAGGTCGGCGGCAGGCGTTCGGTGGAACTGGTCAAGGGCGCCGAGCTGACGGTGTACGAAGGTGCTCCGCACGGCCTCACCGAAACGCACAAGGACCGGCTGAACGCCGACCTGCTCGCTTTTCTCGCCACCCATCCCGCCTCCGTCTGA
- a CDS encoding thiamine pyrophosphate-dependent enzyme: MTILDASAASGLAGQPGSPGPTDHGPTDRGPVYHGPRRDPGPLLPGPEPVRVLGTPAARALDAELLRTLHRRLVLGRRYNQQATTLARQGRLAVYPASTGQEACQIAPAMVLRETDWLFPTYRDTLAVVSRGVRPADVLATMRGHTHGGYDPRAHRIAPLATPLATQACHAVGLAHAARLRAASGPAAPRDVVALALVGDGATSEGDFHEALTFAGVLSAPVVFLVQNNGYAISVPLARQSAAPTLAHKAVGYGVTGRLVDGNDAPAVHAVLGAAVEHARAGHGPVLVEAVTYRLDAHTSADDATRYRTAQEVAAWQARDPVTLIERHLRDAGLLDDAARATVAAAAEELAAEMRSELGAEPPAVDPASLFAHVYARPTSQLREQAAELAARIAAEADPAATGWAGTDPAGGEVR; this comes from the coding sequence ATGACGATCCTCGACGCCAGCGCCGCGTCCGGCCTCGCCGGGCAGCCAGGCTCCCCCGGCCCGACCGACCATGGGCCGACCGACCGTGGGCCGGTCTACCACGGTCCGCGGCGTGATCCGGGGCCGTTGCTGCCCGGTCCCGAGCCGGTCCGGGTGCTCGGCACGCCGGCGGCGCGGGCGCTCGACGCCGAGCTGCTGCGTACGCTCCACCGCCGCCTGGTGCTGGGACGTCGCTACAACCAGCAGGCCACCACCCTGGCCCGGCAGGGCCGCCTCGCGGTCTATCCGGCGTCCACCGGGCAGGAGGCGTGCCAGATCGCCCCGGCGATGGTGCTGCGAGAGACGGACTGGCTGTTCCCGACCTACCGCGACACGCTGGCGGTGGTGTCGCGCGGGGTGCGGCCGGCGGACGTCCTGGCCACGATGCGCGGGCACACGCACGGTGGCTACGACCCGCGGGCGCACCGGATCGCGCCGCTGGCCACCCCGCTGGCCACCCAGGCCTGCCACGCCGTCGGGCTGGCGCACGCCGCCCGGCTGCGCGCGGCGTCCGGTCCGGCGGCGCCGCGCGACGTCGTGGCGCTCGCCCTCGTCGGCGACGGGGCCACCAGTGAGGGTGACTTCCACGAGGCGCTGACCTTCGCGGGGGTGCTGAGCGCGCCGGTGGTGTTCCTGGTGCAGAACAACGGCTACGCGATCTCGGTGCCGCTGGCGCGGCAGTCCGCGGCGCCGACGCTGGCGCACAAGGCGGTGGGTTACGGCGTCACCGGACGTCTCGTCGACGGCAACGACGCGCCGGCGGTGCACGCCGTGCTCGGTGCCGCGGTCGAGCACGCGCGGGCGGGGCACGGGCCGGTGCTGGTCGAGGCGGTCACCTACCGGCTGGACGCGCACACCAGCGCCGACGACGCGACCCGCTACCGCACGGCGCAGGAGGTCGCCGCCTGGCAGGCCCGGGATCCGGTGACACTGATCGAACGGCATCTCCGTGACGCCGGCCTCCTCGACGACGCGGCGAGGGCCACCGTGGCCGCGGCGGCCGAGGAGCTCGCCGCCGAGATGCGCTCCGAGCTCGGCGCCGAGCCCCCCGCGGTGGACCCGGCCTCGCTGTTCGCGCACGTCTACGCCCGCCCGACCAGCCAGCTGCGGGAGCAGGCCGCCGAGCTGGCCGCCCGCATCGCCGCCGAGGCGGACCCGGCGGCCACCGGCTGGGCCGGCACCGATCCGGCCGGGGGCGAGGTCCGGTGA
- a CDS encoding CaiB/BaiF CoA-transferase family protein — protein sequence MSTATSRSDSELPRPADGTTAADGAVSAAPLAGIRVVEVALGVTAVGAGLAASLPGALLRDFGARVTRVRPRRRPALDTGVEFNRVWDHGKRIVEVDEGEPAAAETIAALARDADVILLAGPEETIELRGLGCADLGRANPRLVAVRVGTGFNAGGGTEGLEILLAARSGLLTQIRANRPGPAFADLTVASAGAGLAATVGALAGLYERESTGVGGWAETSLVDGLQAILPMIIGRVENPSPSTRLLWKEQGPAETLAYRCADGGYVQLWFGAKGAYEAFLEHMNEPPSEHGYTADLVSGAMAERGERWTRAFAARDRSWWLRDLAGANFRCEPVLRPGEALLDPHVREIGLSVERADPDHGTITTLGPVGQVTPWAAATPTPGTTPTPGARLLTGVRVLDVSAYLAGPIAPLILAELGADVIKLEPGTGDVHRSMEPMFAAGQRGKRAVAMDMKAPGAADVLDRLFRWSDVVHHNARVGLAERLGYDEATVRAANPGVVYSHSSGFGATGPRAPLPANDHLMQALSGVEAAQGGTDQPPTFLVWGAIDVTSGWVAACAVLAGLYARRRGGGTGQSVRTSLLGAALMLKSGAFVADGAVVEGPVLDHDQTGYGAAYRIYRCGDGGWLALAVPDTAAWRRLREAVAGGVATGGVATGEGAADVGLPQDPPPLRTRRGERQPAEELLEKVFRTGAAADWVARLQAAGVPAELVAEVDRTGFIARLVDDPVNQQLGRVVSFDWGERGRLDQPAFPLWLGPAARPGAPRAIPRLGEHTHEVLDALGFDADERAALVAAGAIPRPEAVPAG from the coding sequence ATGAGCACGGCAACATCACGATCGGACTCGGAGTTACCGCGGCCGGCCGACGGCACCACCGCCGCTGACGGCGCTGTCAGCGCCGCTCCGTTGGCCGGGATTCGGGTGGTCGAGGTCGCCCTGGGGGTGACCGCGGTCGGCGCGGGGCTCGCCGCCAGCCTCCCCGGCGCGCTGCTGCGCGACTTCGGCGCGCGGGTGACGCGGGTGCGCCCGCGCCGCCGTCCCGCCCTGGACACCGGGGTGGAGTTCAACCGGGTCTGGGACCACGGCAAGCGGATCGTCGAGGTGGACGAGGGTGAGCCCGCGGCGGCGGAGACCATCGCCGCGCTCGCCCGCGACGCCGACGTCATCCTCCTCGCCGGGCCGGAGGAGACGATCGAGCTGCGGGGGCTGGGCTGCGCGGACCTCGGCCGGGCCAACCCGCGGCTGGTCGCCGTCCGCGTCGGGACCGGTTTCAACGCCGGGGGCGGGACCGAGGGGCTGGAGATCCTGCTGGCGGCCCGGTCCGGCCTGCTCACCCAGATCCGGGCGAACCGCCCCGGCCCGGCGTTCGCCGACCTCACCGTGGCCAGCGCGGGCGCCGGTCTCGCGGCGACGGTGGGCGCCCTGGCCGGGCTCTACGAGCGGGAGTCGACCGGCGTCGGCGGCTGGGCCGAGACCTCGCTCGTCGACGGCCTGCAGGCGATCCTGCCGATGATCATCGGACGGGTGGAGAATCCCTCGCCGTCGACCAGGCTGCTCTGGAAGGAGCAGGGGCCCGCCGAGACTTTGGCCTACCGGTGCGCCGACGGCGGGTACGTCCAGCTGTGGTTCGGCGCCAAGGGTGCCTACGAGGCGTTCCTCGAGCACATGAACGAGCCGCCGAGCGAGCACGGCTACACCGCCGACCTGGTGTCCGGTGCGATGGCCGAGCGCGGCGAGCGGTGGACCCGCGCGTTCGCCGCCCGCGACCGGTCCTGGTGGCTGCGGGACCTGGCCGGGGCGAACTTCCGCTGCGAGCCGGTGCTCCGCCCCGGCGAGGCACTGCTGGACCCGCACGTGCGGGAGATCGGGCTGAGCGTGGAGCGCGCCGACCCCGACCACGGCACCATCACGACGCTGGGGCCGGTCGGCCAGGTGACTCCATGGGCCGCCGCCACCCCGACCCCGGGCACCACCCCGACCCCGGGCGCGCGGCTGCTCACCGGCGTCCGCGTCCTCGACGTGTCGGCCTACCTGGCCGGGCCGATCGCCCCACTGATCCTCGCCGAGCTCGGCGCCGACGTGATCAAACTGGAGCCGGGCACCGGGGACGTCCACCGAAGCATGGAGCCCATGTTCGCCGCCGGCCAGCGCGGCAAGCGGGCCGTCGCGATGGACATGAAGGCGCCCGGCGCCGCGGACGTTCTCGACCGGCTGTTCCGCTGGAGCGACGTCGTGCACCACAACGCGCGGGTGGGCCTCGCCGAGCGGCTCGGCTACGACGAGGCGACGGTGCGCGCCGCCAATCCCGGCGTCGTCTACAGCCACTCCAGCGGCTTCGGCGCGACCGGCCCCCGCGCTCCGCTGCCCGCCAACGACCATCTGATGCAGGCGCTGTCCGGCGTCGAGGCGGCCCAGGGCGGGACGGACCAGCCACCGACGTTCCTCGTCTGGGGCGCGATCGACGTCACCAGCGGCTGGGTGGCGGCGTGCGCGGTGCTCGCCGGCCTCTACGCGCGCCGCCGCGGCGGCGGCACGGGCCAGTCGGTGCGGACGTCCCTGCTCGGTGCGGCCCTGATGCTGAAGTCCGGCGCGTTCGTCGCGGACGGCGCCGTCGTCGAGGGCCCGGTTCTGGACCACGACCAGACCGGCTACGGCGCCGCGTACCGGATCTACCGGTGCGGCGACGGCGGGTGGCTCGCCCTCGCGGTGCCCGACACGGCGGCCTGGCGACGGCTGCGCGAGGCCGTGGCGGGCGGGGTCGCGACAGGTGGGGTCGCGACAGGCGAGGGCGCCGCGGACGTCGGCCTGCCGCAGGACCCGCCGCCGCTGCGGACGCGGCGCGGCGAGCGCCAGCCCGCCGAGGAGCTGCTGGAGAAGGTCTTCCGCACCGGTGCCGCCGCGGACTGGGTGGCCCGGCTGCAGGCGGCCGGGGTACCCGCGGAACTCGTCGCCGAGGTGGACCGCACGGGGTTCATCGCCCGGCTGGTCGACGACCCGGTCAACCAGCAGCTCGGCCGGGTCGTCAGCTTCGACTGGGGTGAGCGGGGCCGGCTCGACCAGCCGGCGTTCCCCCTGTGGCTCGGCCCGGCGGCCCGGCCCGGCGCCCCGCGGGCCATCCCCCGGCTGGGCGAGCACACCCACGAGGTGCTTGACGCCCTTGGCTTCGACGCCGACGAGCGGGCCGCCCTGGTAGCCGCCGGCGCCATCCCCCGGCCGGAGGCCGTGCCCGCCGGCTGA